The Streptomyces sp. NBC_00775 genome includes the window CGGTGCCGTTCTCCATCTCGCGGCCGATGAGGGAGGCGCCGGACCAGGCGGCGGCCAGGAACGGGACGGCGAGGACGGCGAAAGTCGCGTAGTTGTACCAGTCCTTGTAACGGCCGATCGACTCGGTGTCGTGCGGGCAGGTGAAAACCGACTTGCAGGCGTTGTACTGCTTCCAGCCCTCGGCCGACGCGTCGGTGAGCGGGCCGCCGACCCACAGCAGGAGGGCGCCGACGACGATCACGAGTGCCACCCAGACGAGCAGCGCCGGTCGGTGCAGCCGCAGCAGCCAGCGGACCAGGCTCGGCGCGCCGGACGAGCGCCCGGTGGACGTGGGCGCGGGAGTGGCGAGGGTGGTCACGCGGCGGGCTCCTGGGTCTTGGCGGGGGCGGGGGCGGAGGCGGTGGCCTGCGGGTTGCGGAGATAGGAGAGGACCAGCTCCTCCAGGGAGGGCGGGCCGGCCTGCCAGTCGGGGGCGAGCGGGCCCGCCGGGCGGATCAGCGCGGTGAGCTGGCGGCCGTTGGTGCGGGACTCGACGACGGTGTGCGGGCCGAGGGCGGTCTGCGCGGGAGCGGACACACGGGCGTGGGCTTCGAGCAACTCGTCGATCTCGCCGGCCAGTTGGACGCGGCCCCCGCCGATCAGCAGCAGGTGGTCGCAGGAGTCCTCCAGTTCGGCGACCACGTGCGAGGACATCACGATCGTGGTGCCGAACTGGGCGGCCTGCGCCATGAGGAGCCCCATCATCTCGTGCCGGGCCAGCGGGTCCAGGTCGGCCATCGGCTCGTCCAGGAGCAGCAGTTCGGGTCGCTTGGCCAGTGCGAGGGCGAGGGCGACGCGGGTGCGCTGGCCGCCCGAGAGCGTGCGGATGCGGGACTTCGGGTTCAGGTCGCCGCCGGCCACGATGCGCTCGGCGGTGGCCGCGTCCCAGCGGTCGGTGTTGAGGTCGGCGCCCATGCGCAGCGTCTCGGCGACCGTGAGCTGCGGGTACAGCGGCTTGTCCTGGGCGACGAACCCCACCCGCTCGCGTGCCGCGCCCGGCACCTTCCCCAGGACGGCGATCGAGCCCTCGGTGGGGGCCAGCAGACCGGCGGCCAGCGCGAGGAGCGTGGACTTGCCCGCACCGTTGGGCCCGACCACGGCGCAGACGCGCCCGGCGGGCAGCCGGAAGGTGCAGTCGCGCAGCGCCCACCCTCCCCGCCGGCCGAACCGCATGCCGAGTGCGGCGGCCTCTATCGCGGCGGTGCCTGTCATGAAGGTTCTCCTTGGAAGTGCTTTTCGAGTACGGCGGTGAAGAGTGCGGCGATGTCGTCCCGGCCGAGACCGGACGCCCGGGCCCGTTCCGCCCATGCGTCGAGTTCGGTGCGCAGGGGCGAGTCGGCGGGAGTGGTGCTGAGGCTGCGGCGCACGAACGTGCCGAGGCCGCGTCTGGCCTCGACCAGGCCCTCCCGCTCCAGCTCGCGGTAGGCCTTGAGGACGGTGTTCGGATTGATGGCGGTGGCTTCCACGACCTCGCGGGCCGTGGGGAGCTTGTCGCCCGGCTCCAGCAGGCCCAGGCGCAGGGCCTGTTTGGTCTGCTGGACGATCTGGACGTAGGTGGCGACGCCGCTGCGCCGGTCGATGCGGTACTCGACCACTCGGACAACCACCCTTTCACTAATTGAGTAGTGAAAGGGTGATGCAAGATGGTGCCCGGCGTCAAGAGCGAGATCGTCAAGAGCGAGATTCTGTGGGCCGGAGATTTTGTGTGCCGGTCCGTGAACCGATCGGTGGGGCTCGTCCGATGAGGGGTTGTGAGGGAAACAAGAAGCGACGGGGAGCTGCTGCGGGCCATCGCGGCGGACGGGGACCGTCGCGCCTTCGAAGAGCTGTACCGGCGGTACGCGCCATGGCTGACCGCGCGGCTGCGCGGCCGGTGCGCGGACGCCGGGGTCGTCGACGACGTCGTACAGGAGACGTTCCTCGCGGTCTGGCGCGGCACCGCCCGCTACCGCGAGGAGGGTGACGCGGCCGGCTGGCTGTGGCGCATCGGCTCGCGCCGGCTCATCGACAGCCTGCGCGGCGACGGCGCGCGCGGCCGCATGCGGCAGGCGCTGGCCCGGCTCCGCCACCGCGACGAGGCCTCGGCCGAGGAGCGCGTCCTGGCCGGCGTCGAACACGGCGACCTCGCGGGCGCGTTGACCCGTCTGTCGCCCGAACTGCGGGCGGTTCTCCAGGCCACGGTGATCGACGGACTCAGCACCCGGGAAGCGGCCGTCCTGCTCGGCATCCCGCCGGGCACGGTCAAGACGCGCGCCCTGCGTGCACGCAAGCAGCTGCGGGAGGAGTTGGCATGAGCGACGACACGCGTATGACATGGCATGTGCCGGAGGAAGACCTCCAGGCTTACGTGCGGGGCGAGTTGGCGGCTCCCCGGCTGTGGTCCGCCGACACCCACCTCGCCTCCTGCGCGCGGTGCCGGGCGGCCCTGGCCGAGGTGAGCGACCCGGTCGCGCTGGACGCGGGCTGGGAGCGGCTCGACGCCGAGCTGGACGCGCCGCGGCCCGGCCTGGTCGAGGCCCTGCTGGTGCGGATCGGCGTCGCCGACCACACCGCGCGGCTGCTGACGGCCACCCCCGTACTGCGCGCCTCCTGGCTCGGGGCGGTCGCCGTCGTCCTGCTGATGACCGTGCTGGCGTCCTACTCCATGCGGACGTCGGCCACTCCCACCCTGTTCCTGGCCCTCGCACCGCTGCTCCCGCTCGCCGGCGTCGCGCTGTCGTTCGGGCCCGCCCTCGACCCGACGTACGAGATGACGGCCGTCACGCCGACCCACGGCTTCCGCCTGCTGATGATCCGCACGGTCGCGGTCCTGACGGTGGGCCTCGGGCTGAACGGTCTCGCGACCCTCGCCCTCCCCTCGTACGGCCTGCACGCCCTGGCCTGGCTGCTGCCCGCCCTCGCCCTCACCGGCACCGGCCTCGCGCTGACCGCCCGTCTCGGCCCGGTCCTCGCGCCCTCCCTGGTCGGCGGGGCCTGGGTCGCGCTGCTGGCGGCGGCCCACGCGAGGACCGCGTCCGGCGCGACACTCGCGCCGTTCACCGCGACGGGCCAGACGGTCGCCGCGGCGGTCGCCGCCCTGGCCGCCGGTCTCCTCTATCTCGCACGGGACCGGTTCGACTCCTCGACGGCGTACGGGCCCTTCTCCGGCGGGGGTGCCGCGTGAGCGCCGCCCCCGCCCCCGTCCCCGACCACCACCACTCCTCCTCCGACAGGAGCCCCACTCGTATGACCCCCACTGTCTCCGCCTCCGGCCTGAGCCTCCGCTTCGGGGGGACCGTCGCGCTCGACGACGTCTCCGTGCGGCTGCGTGAGGGCGTCACCGGACTGCTCGGACCCAACGGCGCCGGCAAGACCACCCTGTTGCGGGTGCTCGCCACCGCCGTGCCCGCCGACCGGGGTGCCTTCACGGTCCTCGGGCACGACCCGAGCACGACGGCGGGACGCCTCGACGTCCGGCGCGTGCTCGGCTATCTGCCGCAGACGCCCGGCTTCCACCACGACTTCTCCGCCTTCGAGTTCGTCGACTACGTGGCGATCCTGAAGGAGATGACGAACCGCACCGCCCGGCACCAGGAGGTACGGCGCGTCCTGGAGGCCGTCGACCTCTCCGACGTCCGGAGCAAGCGCATCAAGAAGCTGTCCGGCGGCATGCGCCAGCGGGTCGCGCTGGCCGCCGCGCTGGTCGGCGACCCCGGCTTCCTCGTCCTGGACGAGCCGACCGTGGGCCTGGACCCCGAACAGCGCATGCGCTTCCGCGAGTTGATCGCGCAGGCGGGCGAGGGGCGGACGGTACTGCTCTCCACCCACCAGACCGAGGACGTGGCGATGCTCTGCCACCGCGTGATCGTCATGACGAGCGGCCGGGTCCGCTTCGACGGCACTCCGGCCGAACTGACCGCGCGGGCGGCCGGCCGGGTGTGGAGCAGCACGGAACGCGACCCGGGCGCGCGGGCCGGCTGGCGCACCGGCACGGGCAGCTTCCGCAATGTCGGCGATCCGCCCGAGGGCGCCGACCTCGTCGAACCGACCCTGGAGGACGGCTACTTGCTCACCCTCGACGGCGAGCCCGCGGAGGTGGCGGCATGAGCGCCACCACGCACACGGTCATGGAGACGGCCCCCACGGGGGTGGAGCCGCCCGCTCCGGCCGGAACGTCCAGGAGGGCCGCCGTCCTCGCCCTCGCCCGCTTCGAGGCCCGAGAACTGTTCCTGCAGATCCCGGTGTTCGTCTTCTTCCTGCTGTACGTCGGCTACACCGGCTGGCAGCTGTTCTCCGGCCGGGACGGCATGGACGACTACCCGGTCCTCCAGAACGTCGACCGGGGCACCCAGAGCGGTCCGTTTCTCCTGGCCGTCGCGATCTTCGTCTGCGTCAACCGGGCCGTGCTGCGCTCCCGCCGGCGCGACACGGACCGGCACTTCGACGTCCTGGTCATGGAGCCGTGGCGGCGTACGGTGGCGCACGGGCTGTCCGTCGTGCCCTGCGCCGTGCTCACCGCACTCGTGGTCGCCTTCGAGTTCACCTGGGCCGCGCTGAAGCCGGGTGCCGTCGGCCACGGATCACTGGCCGAACTGGCCGTGGGTCCGCTGATGGTGCTTCTGTCCGGCGTCCTCGGCGTGCTGTCCGCGCGGCTGATCCGCAACTCGTTCGCCGCCCCGCTCTTCGTCGTCGGCGTCGCCGCCCTGGGCACCCTGGCCTCGTCGGCCTCCGGTGGCGCGCGCTGGGAGGAGTGGCTGTGGCCGACCGTCTCCGAAGTGGGCGCCGACCCCTTCCCGTCCGAACTGCTGGGCCGGCCGGCCGCCTGGCACGCGCTGTATCTGACCGGGCTCGTGGTGCTGCTGCTGTGCCTCGCCGTGCTGCTGGGCGGCGGTCGTACCCGCGCGGTCAAGGCGGTCACCGCCCTCGCGCTCGCTGCCACCGCCGCGGGCGTCGTGGGCCAGTCGCCGGGCGATTCGGCGGCGCTTCTCGCGGCCCGCACGAAGGCGTCCGTCAGCCCGCAGAAGGTGCAGTCCTGCGTCGAGCACGGCAGGTCGACGTACTGCGCCTTCCCCGAATGGACCGGCCGCACCGCCGACTGGGCCGGGATCGCCGACCGCGTCCAGTCCCTCGCGGGCGGCAGCGCCGGAGGCGAACGGATCACCGTACGGCAGCGGATCGACGCCCGCTACGGCCTGACCAGCGACTCGGCGCTCCCCTCGGCCACCACCCCGGCCACCGTGACGGTCGGCACACGCTGGGGCGGCAACCGCGTCCCGGAGTTCGCGGTCGGCGTCGCCTCGGTCCTGGTGGCGGGCGACGAGAAGTCCGGCGGCGAGATCTGCGGCGGCCGCGCGGTGACCACCGTCTGGCTGGCGCTGGGCGCGCTGCCCGACCCGATGAAGGCGTTCAAGAACGTCCGCCTGGACGACAGTGTCAAGGGCGCCGGTCTGGTGCTGACCCCGACCAACGGCCTGTCCCTGAGCGCCGAGCAGACCCGCGTCGTCCGGGAGCTGCTGGAGAAGTCCCGCTACAGCGTCGTCCCCAAGGTGAAGGCCCACTGGGCGGAGCTCACGTCCCCGAAGACGTCCACGGCACAGGTGGCCGAGCTGCTCGGGGTCCCGGCCGGCGCGAAGGCCAACGGCTCGGCATCGGACGGTGACTCGTGCGGACAGCAGTGACGGGCGAAGCCTCCGGGCCGGGCACACCGGCCCCGGAGCGTACGCCGGCCACGCGGCGCCCGTACGCCCTGATCCGCGCCCTCGCGCGACCGGTGTGGCGCACCCTGCCGCGCAGGGCCCTCGCCACGGGCGCCGTCCTGGGGCTGCTGCTGGCCGGTGTCCCGCGGATGTTCTCCGCCCCGGACGACGGATGGCTCTGCCTCAGCGTGCTGCGGGCCGCCGCGCTCGCCTTCGGGCTGGGCCTTGCGTTCCTGCTGGACGACCCGGCCCGGAACACCACCGCCGCGGTGCCGGCCCGGCGCCCCATGCGGACCGGGCTGCGGATGGCGCTCGTCGCCCCGCTCGCGGCGCTGTGGTGGACGGCCGCGCTGCTCCTCGTACCGGAGCAGGGCCGGCCCCCGGTCGGCGCGGTCACCCTGGAGGCGGCGGCCACCGCCGTGCTCACCCTGGCCGCCGCGACCCTGGCCGTGCGGTACACGGAGACCGCCGAACCGGGGATCGCCATCTCCTCGGGGCTGGTGGGCACCGCACTCGGCGCGGCCCTGCTGCTCCCCGACCGCTGGGAGCTGTTCGTGGCGGTGACCGACCCGCGCTGGGACGCCGCGCACCAGCGGTGGGCGGGGATCCTGGCCGTGGCGGCGCTGGTCGTCGTGTGCCGCATGGCGGAACCCACACAGCGGTGGAGGGTAACCTCCTTTGCTCATCGTTGACTTGACGTGAGCACGCGCTCAAGGGGGACCTGAATGTCCACGCCTCCGCCGCCCCAGGGTGGCTACAACTCCTATGGCCAGCAGCCCTATCCCGGGCCTCAGGGGCCGTATCCGCCCCAGCAGCAGTACGGGCAGCAGCAGCCGCCTCCGCAGTACGGGCAGCAGCAGCCGTATCCGCCCCAGCAGCCCTACCAGGGCCAGCCGCCCTATGGGCAGCCGCCGTACCAGCAGCACCCGGCGCCGGCGGGGCCGCCGCCCGGGCGGCAGCGGCCCGCGTTCAACTCGCGGTCGCCGCAGTTCAAGGCCGTCGTGTTCGTGATCGCGCTGATCGGCGCGGGCGTCTACTACTTCACGAAGAGCGACGAGCCCTACAAGCCCAGCACCGACACCAGCAACAGCGACTTCAGCGCCGAGGTCGGCGACTGCATGAAGAACAACGGCACCGAGAGCAGCCCGGACCTGGAGGTCGTCGACTGCACCAGCAGCGCGGCGGCCTACAAGGTGGAGAAGACCGGCTCGACGAGCGAGTGCGAGGACGGTCAGCTCAAGTACACCAAGACCCGCCGGAGCACGACGCTGCTCACGATGTGCCTGTCCGAAATCAGCAAGTAGCCGAGCGGCCCAGTGATCGACGCGGTGGCGGCGGTCAGGACTCCGTCCGGTACATCAGGTCCGTCTCGTGGGTGACGAAGCCGAGGCGCTCGTACACGGTCACCGCCGCCTTGTTGTCGGCGTCGACGTAGAGCATCGCGGTGGGCAGGGCCTGGGCGGCGAGGTGGCGCAGCCCGATCGTGGTGAGGGCCTTGCCGAGGCCGCCGCCCTGGGCGCCGGGGCGGACGCCGAGGACGTACACCTCGCCGAGCCCCTCCGCGGCGTGGACCTTGGTCCAGTGGAAGCCGAGGAGTTCGCCGCCGCGCCAGGCGAGGAAGAAGCCGGACGGGTCGAACCACGGCTCGGCCATCCGGTCGTCCAGGTCGCGCTGGGTGAGGGAGCCCTGCTCGGGGTGGTGGGCGAAGGCCTCGGCGTTCACCGCGAGCCAGGCGGCGTCGTCCCGTCCGGGCACGAAGGCGCGGACGTGCACCCCGTCCGGGAGCT containing:
- a CDS encoding RNA polymerase sigma factor; amino-acid sequence: MRETRSDGELLRAIAADGDRRAFEELYRRYAPWLTARLRGRCADAGVVDDVVQETFLAVWRGTARYREEGDAAGWLWRIGSRRLIDSLRGDGARGRMRQALARLRHRDEASAEERVLAGVEHGDLAGALTRLSPELRAVLQATVIDGLSTREAAVLLGIPPGTVKTRALRARKQLREELA
- a CDS encoding LppU/SCO3897 family protein, which translates into the protein MSTPPPPQGGYNSYGQQPYPGPQGPYPPQQQYGQQQPPPQYGQQQPYPPQQPYQGQPPYGQPPYQQHPAPAGPPPGRQRPAFNSRSPQFKAVVFVIALIGAGVYYFTKSDEPYKPSTDTSNSDFSAEVGDCMKNNGTESSPDLEVVDCTSSAAAYKVEKTGSTSECEDGQLKYTKTRRSTTLLTMCLSEISK
- a CDS encoding anti-sigma factor family protein codes for the protein MTWHVPEEDLQAYVRGELAAPRLWSADTHLASCARCRAALAEVSDPVALDAGWERLDAELDAPRPGLVEALLVRIGVADHTARLLTATPVLRASWLGAVAVVLLMTVLASYSMRTSATPTLFLALAPLLPLAGVALSFGPALDPTYEMTAVTPTHGFRLLMIRTVAVLTVGLGLNGLATLALPSYGLHALAWLLPALALTGTGLALTARLGPVLAPSLVGGAWVALLAAAHARTASGATLAPFTATGQTVAAAVAALAAGLLYLARDRFDSSTAYGPFSGGGAA
- a CDS encoding ABC transporter, which translates into the protein MRTAVTGEASGPGTPAPERTPATRRPYALIRALARPVWRTLPRRALATGAVLGLLLAGVPRMFSAPDDGWLCLSVLRAAALAFGLGLAFLLDDPARNTTAAVPARRPMRTGLRMALVAPLAALWWTAALLLVPEQGRPPVGAVTLEAAATAVLTLAAATLAVRYTETAEPGIAISSGLVGTALGAALLLPDRWELFVAVTDPRWDAAHQRWAGILAVAALVVVCRMAEPTQRWRVTSFAHR
- a CDS encoding ABC transporter permease, with the translated sequence MSATTHTVMETAPTGVEPPAPAGTSRRAAVLALARFEARELFLQIPVFVFFLLYVGYTGWQLFSGRDGMDDYPVLQNVDRGTQSGPFLLAVAIFVCVNRAVLRSRRRDTDRHFDVLVMEPWRRTVAHGLSVVPCAVLTALVVAFEFTWAALKPGAVGHGSLAELAVGPLMVLLSGVLGVLSARLIRNSFAAPLFVVGVAALGTLASSASGGARWEEWLWPTVSEVGADPFPSELLGRPAAWHALYLTGLVVLLLCLAVLLGGGRTRAVKAVTALALAATAAGVVGQSPGDSAALLAARTKASVSPQKVQSCVEHGRSTYCAFPEWTGRTADWAGIADRVQSLAGGSAGGERITVRQRIDARYGLTSDSALPSATTPATVTVGTRWGGNRVPEFAVGVASVLVAGDEKSGGEICGGRAVTTVWLALGALPDPMKAFKNVRLDDSVKGAGLVLTPTNGLSLSAEQTRVVRELLEKSRYSVVPKVKAHWAELTSPKTSTAQVAELLGVPAGAKANGSASDGDSCGQQ
- a CDS encoding GntR family transcriptional regulator, which produces MVEYRIDRRSGVATYVQIVQQTKQALRLGLLEPGDKLPTAREVVEATAINPNTVLKAYRELEREGLVEARRGLGTFVRRSLSTTPADSPLRTELDAWAERARASGLGRDDIAALFTAVLEKHFQGEPS
- a CDS encoding ABC transporter ATP-binding protein; the encoded protein is MTPTVSASGLSLRFGGTVALDDVSVRLREGVTGLLGPNGAGKTTLLRVLATAVPADRGAFTVLGHDPSTTAGRLDVRRVLGYLPQTPGFHHDFSAFEFVDYVAILKEMTNRTARHQEVRRVLEAVDLSDVRSKRIKKLSGGMRQRVALAAALVGDPGFLVLDEPTVGLDPEQRMRFRELIAQAGEGRTVLLSTHQTEDVAMLCHRVIVMTSGRVRFDGTPAELTARAAGRVWSSTERDPGARAGWRTGTGSFRNVGDPPEGADLVEPTLEDGYLLTLDGEPAEVAA